The DNA region ACTAACTGAGGTGCTCTGCCGCGTCACTCTTCGTCCTTGCCTGCTTTGGTTTCAACGGATTTTGGAGCCAGGAGCCATCGGTGCCTTTTCTTCTTGGATTCCATCGACGTGTCTTTGTTGGTTTCTCCCGTGAGATCTGTATAAAAGACGCCTCCCCCCCCCTTCACCATTCCTTGGCCTTCGGAAGCTTTCCTTCTCCTCGATTCTTGTATGACTTCTATGTGTCCTGTTGTGTTGGGTTTCCCTTATTTCTAGGATTTAGTTGAATTTTTTGTTCTTGCACCTGTTTGCGTTTTTTTCCCTTTCTTGAAGTACAAGTAGTTCCGTTGCTTTCTTGCCTAAGAATTTCTTGGTAAAGCTTCGATGATGTGGCAGAACTGGCTGTTGGTGGTTGGGTTTATGACTTCATGGGGTTTTAAGGATAACTTTTCAGTTGCTGGTTCTGAATACTTTTCTCTGTTGACTGAAGTTTTCCGTTCCCTGTGGTGCTGTGCAGGCTTGAGGACCCAAGAAGAGGATAGCAATGGGGGAAGCTGCCGGCGACCGTGTCCTGAGCCGCCTCCACAGCGTCAGGGAGCGCATCGGTGACTCCCTCTCTGCTCACCCCAATGAGCTCGTCGCCGTCTTCACCAGGTCTGCACTGAGTTTCCCTCTTCCTCAGCAAATTACTTTTAATGCACTCCAGTAAAAGAAATACTATCTATTTTTTGTTATTGTTATCGTTTTACGGAATGTGATTTTTAAGATAAACTTCGTCATATATATTGTTAGATCTAGCATGGTGTGCCCCATATGCTGAATCGCATGCATAAGATGCATATAAGATAATCTTCATCATATATATTCATTCCTGACCAAAATGTTGTAGCTATGGTGTTCCTGATAAGATGAATATTTAATTAAATGCATCAATGATTTTGTCGAAACCTAGTACTGAATACGGATACTGATGAGTGATCATACATATTTTGTACTGGTAGGACTGACTTTGAACTGTTATTAGATCTGGCCGCTTGCATATTTTTAGTTTTATATTCAATACAAAATCTGAATGGAATGATTGAAGACTGCACTTATCCAAGTGGCTGTTACTTAGGCTTCCAGAATATGGTATTTTTAATCTGTTTATATGCCTAGATCTGACATGTTCCATGCAGCATAAATGCATAAACATTTGACTAGATCTGATTTGTTGAACATTTTTGCTACGAGTTTGTGCGTGGCTCACATGTGGTCCTATATTAGCCAGTGGCTTCTGAATTCTGATCGAACGTTAAAATGTTATAGGCTGAATTGACATACTGGCATGATCTGATATTACCTGACTATGTTTTCTGTAGGCTGAAAAACCTTGGAAAGGGCATGCTGCAGCCCCACCAGATCATTGCTGAGTACAACAGCGCTATCCCTGAGGCTGAGCGCGAGAAGCTGAAGGATGGTGCCTTTGAGGACGTCCTGAGGGCAGCTCAGGTTTGCATCAGATTCAGATCTCACTAGACAGCATTGTTCCTTTTTGGCGTGTGCTCTAGCTCTGATCATTTATGTTGTGTTATCTTACAGGAAGCTATTGTTATTCCCCCATGGGTTGCACTCGCCATCCGCCCTAGGCCTGGTGTCTGGGAGTATGTGAGGGTCAATGTCAGCGAGCTCGCTGTTGAGGAGCTGAGAGTCCCTGAGTACCTGCAGTTCAAGGAACAGCTTGTGGAAGAAGGGTATAAATTTGCACCTAAACTTGGAATTTGGATATAAACTGATCAtgcttgatttttttttcaaaaagttTCAGATCATATATGATAGTTTATAATTCTTTTTGATTTATATATTTCAGCCCCAACAACAACTTTGTTCTTGAGCTGGACTTTGAGCCATTCAATGCATCCTTCCCCCGTCCTTCTCTGTCCAAGTCCATTGGCAATGGTGTGCAGTTCCTCAACAGGCACCTGTCGTCAAAGCTCTTCCATGACAAGGAGAGCATGTACCCCCTGCTCAACTTCCTTCGCGCCCACAACTACAAGGGGATGGTGAGCCAATATTTCATTTGTTTCCTTAAATTTAATGTTGCATATAGTTAATCAAATAGAATTTGTAAAAAGTACAAGTAAAGTAGAAATTGTGGATCATTAAAGCTGATCTGTGAGACAAGCGCTGTGAAATTGCTGTGATCCTGTGTTCTACTCTTTTTTTTTAGCAATAGGCAATAGACAGACGTCATTCCGGGGCATGCTGAGTTGCTGATGTCTAAAATGCTGATCTGTCAGTTAATAATAACAAACACTGATGATTTAATCTTTTTGAACCACAAGAAAGCCTTAAACTATTTCTTCACATATACTATTTCCTATTGTTGTAGTTGTGAAGTGGCATTGAACTTGCTGTAAATCTGAACTTCTATGATTTCTGCAGACCATGATGTTGAACGACAGAATTCGCAGCCTCAGTGCTCTGCAAGGCGCTCTGAGGAAGGCTGAGGAGCATCTGTCCAGCCTTCCAGCTGATACCCCATACTCCGACTTCCACCACAGGTACTGAATATATTTTGCATGAACACAATTCATTTTCACATACAACCACCGATGTTATGTAGTAGTAATTCCTGTGGTTTAACAACATACTTCTTCTGACTGGATAAACAGGTTCCAGGAGCTTGGTCTGGAGAAGGGTTGGGGTGACTGCTCTAAGCGTGCGCAGGAGACTATCCACCTCCTCTTGGACCTTCTTGAGGCCCCAGATCCGTCCACCCTGGAGAAGTTCCTTGGGACCATCCCCATGGTGTTCAATGTTGTTATCCTCTCACCCCATGGTTACTTCGCTCAAGCTAATGTCTTGGGTTACCCTGACACTGGAGGCCAGGTAAAATTCTTACTCAGTTTTACATGGATACGTAGTTTGAACGCTGAACTTGTTGTCATCAATTTGTCTATTATTACCTACAGGTTGTCTACATTTTGGATCAAGTCCGCGCTATGGAGAATGAAATGCTTCTGAGGATCAAGCAGTGCGGTCTTGACATCACACCAAAGATCCTTATTGTAAGTGTGATGTCTAATGTGCTAAAGCAAAACTTACCGGCCTAATCGATGCAATAACGAGCCTTCTTTGGTTTTTGCACAGGTCACCAGGTTGCTCCCTGATGCAACTGGCACCACCTGTGGCCAGCGTCTCGAGAAGGTCCTTGGCACTGAGCACTGCCACATCCTTCGTGTGCCATTCAGAACTGAGAATGGAATTGTTCGCAAGTGGATCTCGCGTTTTGAAGTCTGGCCATACCTGGAGACTTACACTGATGTAAATACCAAATGTTGACCTCTATATGATCTCTTTTTTGACAAAGATGAACATCTTGCTGACTCTTTCTTTAATTGCTGCCAGGACGTGGCTCACGAGATTGCTGGAGAGCTTCAGGCCAACCCTGACCTGATCATCGGAAACTACAGTGATGGAAACCTTGTTGCATGTTTGCTTGCGCACAAGATGGGTGTTACTCACGTATGACTCTTAACAGCTCTTCTATTGCAAGTATTTTTATTACCGCCTCCTGTTCATTGCTAATGCTGCCTTGTTCCTTGATATGCAGTGCACCATTGCCCACGCTCTTGAGAAAACTAAGTACCCCAACTCTGACCTCTACTGGAAGAAGTTTGAGGACCACTACCACTTCTCGTGCCAGTTCACCACTGACCTGATTGCTATGAACCACGCTGACTTCATCATCACCAGTACATTCCAAGAGATTGCTGGAAAGTAAGTAATAGTGATTGAAGCAAAATTTGCTGGTAAAATTTACCAGTTCCGGTCATGCTATTATAGTTCCATCGTGATCTAATGTCatttttttctgaattttcagCAAGGACACCGTTGGTCAGTACGAGTCACACATGGCGTTCACAATGCCTGGTCTGTACCGTGTCGTCCATGGTATCGATGTGTTTGACCCTAAGTTCAACATTGTCTCGCCTGGTGCGGACATGTCCATCTACTTCCCTTACACCGAGTCACACAAGAGGCTGACCTCCCTCCACCCTGAGATCGAGGAGCTCCTCTACAGCCAGACCGAGAACAACGAGCACAAGTAAGAATAGGCTCATACCTAGCTTAAGCTGCATTTGTGTAGTAGGACATTTGTTGCTCGTGATCTGACTGTAATTCCTCTGTGCAGGTTCGTGCTGAACGACAGGAACAAGCCCATCATCTTCTCCATGGCTCGTCTTGACCGTGTGAAGAACTTGACTGGTCTGGTCGAGCTCTACGGCCGGAACAAGCGCCTGCAGGAGCTGGTGAACCTTGTGGTCGTCTGCGGTGACCACGGCAACCCGTCCAAGGACAAGGAGGAGCAGGCCGAGTTCAAGAAGATGTTCGACCTCATCGAGCAGTACAACCTGAACGGGCACATCCGCTGGATCTCTGCCCAGATGAACCGTGTCCGCAACGGTGAGCTCTATCGCTACATCTGCGACACCCAGGGCGCCTTCGTGCAGGTACCTAGCTAATTAACACTCTCCAGCAATGTCACGCACGGTGGTGAAAGATCCATGCTTCAGCTGCGAATCCAATTCAATCGGAACTGACCATGCGATGCCTGTTCTCTGATGCAGCCTGCTTTCTACGAGGCCTTCGGTCTGACCGTGGTCGAGGCCATGACCTGCGGCCTGCCCACGTTCGCCACCGCCTACGGTGGCCCGGCTGAGATCATCGTGCACGGCGTGTCCGGCTACCACATCGACCCCTACCAGGGCGACAAGGCATCGGCGCTGCTGGTGGACTTCTTCGAGAAGTGCAAGGAGGACTCGAGCCACTGGGACAAGATCTCGCAGGGCGGGCTCCAGCGCATCGAGGAGAAGTACGCGTCATCTTGCTACTAGCACACTGCTGATCTCTGCCTGTATCCCATCCCACGGCGATGTTTCTGATGCTGCATCACCTGCTGTGCTGATTGATCCAGGTACACCTGGAAGCTCTACTCGGAGAGGCTGATGACCCTGACCGGCGTGTACGGGTTCTGGAAGTACGTGTCGAACCTGGAGAGGCGCGAGACCCGGCGGTACCTGGAGATGCTGTACGCGCTCAAGTACCGCACCATGGCCAGCACGGTGCCGCTGGCCGTGGAGGGAGAGCCCTCCAGCAAgtgaggcggccggcggcgcgcggccggggCCTGAATGAAAGAAGCAGGGAGCACTTGGAGTCGTGTCGTTTTTCCTGGGTTTCCTTCCTCATTTCCTCCCCTGATTCGGGGTTCGGAGgtgaaaaaaaaggaagagagGAGTTTGCTTTTCCTAGGCGGGCTTTCTTCAAGAATTAAGGTCGATCTTCTTTCCATTGATGTGGGTGCTGCAGCTAGTTTGAGTTGATTCAGTAGTTGGGGTGAGTCCGGTCGGGATGGATGGATGGGGTGTGTCAGTGTGCAGTTGGTCATGGGTGCTCCCTTGTTTCCATGTAGGGTGGATGGATGGATGTTGCTCCTTGAATAAACGCAGCGGCCTTGGCGCCGCTTCTGAAATAAGAGTAGCATGCCGTGCCGCTTGTGTGGTTCAGTTCAGTTGCAGCAGGAATTGCGTCTGCATTTGCCTCGCATTGTTGCGCCTGTACTGGTCATCACTTGTTCGCTTGGGAGGCTACTCCCATTACCAGGACATCAATCAATTCTTGGTGAGTTCCGTTCCATCCGCTGACCTCCTGCAGAGGGTCTATGCTGCTTGCTAGGAGTTCGTCAGGAACATCATATGCGATTGCCTCAGAAAGTAATCGCATAACCCCTCCACCTTCGTCGGTGGTTGCGTCGCCACCAAACTTTTGAACCTTGCAAGTATCATAAGACAAAGGATCTTACGTTTGGACTTCATGCCACAAATGCTAACATGGAGCACGAATCTAGAGAGAGCATTTAAATTTCAATCTTCGCTGCCCTGGATGTTTTGAGCCGTTCATAGCAACAGAGGCACGCGAACTCTAGCAACCAAGAGCGTGTGTGTGGACCACTTCTAGTCGCACTCAAGGATCCTGAACACTCTTTTCCTCACTTGAAGGCATTGCTCAGATGAGCACTACCTTCAGTATCCATCTTAGCTTGTTTCATCATTTAAGATTTTTTTTTGGTGTGAAGGACTCATAGTTTATCTTATCCGTGCCAATATCGGTGGACGATAAGTTGATGGGAAATAATAGAGGAAGTTTGTTATCCGTGCTGCCCTGGATGCGTTCTGACGTTCATATATAGAATAGTACTGATCTCTCACAGTGTTCAGTGTATAGCACTACAAAGCCGTGAATTCAAAAAAAAAGCACCGCAACAACTCAGTGATTCATGAAACAGCACTCCTCACTATTTCCCTTCGTTTCTACATAACTCAAAAGACTGACTTGCCCCTTATATTTCTACCAGACAGCATGTGCATGTAACCTGCCTTGATTGGCTTGAACTCTTAGTTGTATGGATCATGTATCCACCTATGCAGTCATGCATACGACTCCTAGCTTCTTTCATCATCTAGTGACCAATAAGAATAATCCCAGCATCAATTTTACCTAGAAATAGGGACACAAATGCTAGCAGTTGAGCGTGTGGATGTGGTCGGTGGTTTGAGCATGTGTGCCAAAACCCCCTAAAAGGCATGCAAATACATTGAATAATAGTGTTGTTGGAACATCTAGTTTTGCATCTGTAAACAAGACGAGAACTATGGGTATAGATGCCACGATTCTTTATCCTTCACACCATGTTTCGATCCAAGCCACTCAAGGCCCATATATAAGGTTCAAGAGTTTCTTTGATCCAGGCTATTTTCCTGGAAAAAGAAAAGCAGAGTTTGCTCTGAAAAGCAAGCTAAATGAGATAACAAGCTAGGTAAACTTCTAGATGTTTAGGTGAATGGTAAACACTAGTGGCAAACACACAAGAAGCAAGTTCGGCTGTCACACAAAAACAAAACAGTGAACTATAAATGATATGCACAAGAATTCCTTACGGAGTACGAGAATTAATTTCTTGGTTGGTGTATGCATGGATGCTTCAAATTGCACTCATGTTCCGGCCGAAACTTTGTATTTTGACAAAGGAATAATTTAGAAAAATATCCTACAATGAGCCCAGCGACATAATACAAGTAGTTTTTCGTCTCAGCACACACGGTACTTATACGTGACCTGCAGCAGCAAGTACGCACGACCACAATAGACCTCGACAGTGGTGGCAGTTAGTTGTTGACCTCACGGTTGGTAAAGCTGACGACCACCAATCAGCTCCTCCCTAGCTTCCTCTGGCATACAAAATTCCATCGCCAAGCAAACCTGCTCCTCTACTGACTTTCTGGTACCTACCTTGCACTTCATTCATGGCTATCATCTAACATCGCTCGTCTGGTATTCTAGTATCTTTCATGTCTCTGTCCCGTATAGAACCTCGCTTGACCCAGTTTACAATCCAACAAACACCGATACATACACGCCATGCCCACGGCATCTCCGGCGACGACCCTCCGTCTCCTCGCCTTGCtagccgctgccgctgccgtcgCAGTCGTGGCGGCCGCGGACGATGGCATGACCCACCTCCACCTCTACATCCACGAGACCATCGCGGCTGGCGCCGGCGCCAGCACGGCCTTGCTCGGGGGCAACTCCTCGTTCGGCAGCGTCGGCCCGATCGACGACGAGCTCCGCGAGGGGCCGGACCCGGCGTCGCAGTACCTCGGCCGCGCCGAGGGGATGCTCGCGCAGGCTGACCTGGGCAGCCCCGCGGCGTCGTGCACCATCCTGAACCTCGCGTTCACGGAAGGGGACTACGGCGGCAGCACGCTGGTGGTGGACGGCCGCGTCGACCTCGGCGCCGACGGCAAGGCCGTGGTGGAGCTCGCCGTGGTGGGCGGCACGGGGAGGTTCCGGCGGGCGAGGGGGTACAGCCTCATGACCAAGATCGGGAACCCCTCGCCCAGCACCGTTGTCGTCTTCGAGATGGATCTTTACGTCAAGATCAGTGGCTGAATCAGCTCTAGGCAGCTAGTTACCTACTTCGCGTTAGAGACTTGAAAGCAatgtttttttttaattttgtgTTGTAAACAACAGTTGAGAGTGTGAACTAATTCATTTCTGACGCGATCAACTATACGAAACCGTTTACTTTCTTCATGTCTTCGGTTTACAAGTAACTTCTTTCTGTTCCGAACGCTGCTAAGACCTAAAtatgtgttttttttttgctagACCAAATTAGCACTTGTGAAGTCCAAGCCATAGGAAAATTTTAGGAGAAAGGAGAACTACCAAGGGAGAAGAAAGAGGCGGCGATGGACATTGGAGGAGGAAGCAATGGCGCTGTCGTgctcggggaggaggaggcactGACGTCGTCGTTCTTGGCCTCTtgggggaggaggcggcggcggcatcatCCAGCTGTGAAAAAAGGAATATGAAAAAAAAAGACATATTCAAAAGTAACAGGCAACACTAATGCCCATCTCCTTTTTGGACTCAAAGGTGACGGGCTGATGGCCACAGCCCATCACGTCTTTTACGGGCCGGCGATGAGCGATGTTGTAGATTCAGGTTGCATCTTGATCCTGAAGAATGGGCGTTGTTATTACGTGTCACTTCTATGGAGATAAATGTCACTACTAATCCGGCATCACCGTTAACCCGTTTTCATATAGTGTAAGTGTCAAATCAATTTTCTTGGTTATTACTGGAGAATATTGCATTGTTGACAAGCAAAACTATCTTTTTTACTGAAGTCAAGCAAACTATTCGCACAGCAACATGCCGGCCTCTTGACAAGATTTATCGATCATTTAGTTTTGCTGTCAAATTTAGCAAGAATATTTTTTCTGGCACCATGAATTATCAAAATTTTATATCGAGATCAGATTTGGTAAATATATTTTGCTTTCATTGAAATTTGTCAAGAGTGCACGACAGCTTATAGTAGGATTACATAAGCTAGGGGCCTAATTGCCCACATGGTAGCAATTAAGCTGACTTACAAGTTAGGGTGTTTCTTGACCGCATGATGAACTTATATAAGCTGGATCAAAAAGCTAAAGTAAGCTGGATTATATAGGTTGGGATGTAAACAAACAAGCCCTGAATGACTCCAATTTTTCCTAGCTACGAAAGTAAAGTCGAAACTAAAGGGCATCACTTTCCTGTTTCACAAAGTCAAGAGCTGGCAGCATCGATACATAACATAGGTTTGGGTTTTTTATATGAGTTTCGTAGactatcactcacatgaaaagTTAAATATATGTAGGAATAATCAATGCATGTCCCACAGCATAAACATCAGGTGTGCCAGCTAAACCACCGAAAGGCACGAGTGCTAGCTCAATCGAGGTTCACGTTTTGGTGCTAGAAAATAAGAAAGAGAAAAGTAGCCACGCGGCCGGCAAGTGATGAGCATGCTAGGCGTAGAGGTACCTGTCCAGAAGTTAGGCCAAGAATAACTGGCGTGGGGAAGTTCCCCCTGTCCGAAGCTTTTGCAAGATTCGACGTCCTCAAATATTCTGCGTGCCGCTATAAGATGTACATCTTCGACACCCTGCTTGGCTCACAGCCGAagcaaatggaaaaaaaaatctAGCTGCATATCTTTCTTTTCTAGCTAGCTAGGCTCCTGGATAGCTCTGACAATGTCCAAGATAAGCAGCGGCGTCGTCTCCGGTCTCGTCAAGTAATTTGAATCATTTCTTCATTAGCACTTCTTCATTAGCCTATATATGTACTAACGGACTAGCAGCAGGATACTATGTTACTTCTACTACTTCTGCTCTTCTAGCAGACTAGATTTTTCTTCTTCTACTATTTCCTTTATTTTCTCGTTCTTGAGTTTATTACTTCCAATAACACCGTAATTAGTTTAATTTTAAGTTGGGTGTGGTGTATATATACGCATTATTTGGCATTAACTTTTGCGTGCTGTGCTTGTATAGGAGGAGCCAGCGAAGCTACGGCGTGTACACGAGAGCGGTGAACGTTCAGGgctccgctgccgccgccgtgggGAGGGCGCcgacggacggcggcgcggcggatgGTGGTGGGAGGGCGACGGGCAACAAGGACGTGTTCTGGATGAGGGACCCCAAGACCGGCTGCTGGATCCCGGAGAACCGGTTCCAGGAGGTCGACGCCGTCGAGCTCCGCAACCGGCTGCTCCACCACGAGTGAACAACAGTGACCGTACCGGTGCGGCATGTCGGCATATACATATCGTATATCATCTCCAAGTATTTTCGAGGCACCTGACGAAACAGAAAATGTTTGTTAGGTGGAgtatatatatacatgtatGCTCATGTAAAACAGAGTCTAGGTATATATAGTGTATTCCGGATGGGACGAGATACGATCCACCATCGTATCCATCCCACTTTGTGTGTGGGTGCGCGAGCGTGTACCATCAAAATATCGTCTTCCCAAGCAATCCAGATCGCAGTATATGCAAGTTGGTCTTAAACAACCGGATGGTATCGAATTTCATATGTTTCACTATAGAGTAAATTCTCTCAGTACTATTAAATATTTATGAAGCATAAATGAAGCATTTTCTTAGGCGGTTAGAAACCAGCAGCTAGTAGAAATTACTCCATTTCTAGTGTTGTTTCCTTATGAAAACCACCACTTGAAATTCATTTCGCAAACCCCATTTCTAGTGGCAGTATATAAGAATGTCCACTTCTAGAAAAGAAAAAACCCTAGTGCCAAAGAAAATCATTTAGTTGTGATTGGTTGGTTGCGCTAGTTCCTAGCCATGCTAGCTCTAATCCAGGCTAATCTTAATCAGGCTAAATCAATGCAAGGTGCTCGTATTTGGATGGATGGTTTAAGATAGCCAAATATGTTCTTTTTACCTTGTGCAGCCTGCATAGTGGGAACGAAACTCATTTGTGTCTCTAGGAAGCCGGGGTAGAGGGCTGCTTTGTCATTCTGGAGCCTGGAGCCTGGCTAAAGAGCTGACCAGACAATCAAACATACCTAATCTGCACTCCACTAGCTAGGGTTTATGCACCCAACCAATCACAACCTTACGTAGTAGTGGTATTTGGCGTACAAGACATCAAGCCGAAGTGAATCTTGGACTATGTATGAGGTATGTATATGATGACGATGACGAGTAGGTATAGGCTCTTGGTTGCGTTGCATGTTTCTATTGTGCATAATTATGTCCACTGCTAACCGGAAGCAGATGTAAATTAGTGATGTGTATGGTGCAGAAAACATGTTTCTTGGCTGATGATGTGCTTGTATGGATGTGACGTGATGGTCAGCGGTAAGACCTGGTGCCCATGTACCAAGGGCCGTGAAGGGCAATAGGCTTTTTACCCAAGGACTGTCCGAGTCCGGGTGAAGCCATGGGTGATCCACATCACTGTCGTGAACAAACTCTCTCTTCCAAactcattttctttttctttcc from Panicum hallii strain FIL2 chromosome 9, PHallii_v3.1, whole genome shotgun sequence includes:
- the LOC112875082 gene encoding sucrose synthase 2, with the protein product MGEAAGDRVLSRLHSVRERIGDSLSAHPNELVAVFTRLKNLGKGMLQPHQIIAEYNSAIPEAEREKLKDGAFEDVLRAAQEAIVIPPWVALAIRPRPGVWEYVRVNVSELAVEELRVPEYLQFKEQLVEEGPNNNFVLELDFEPFNASFPRPSLSKSIGNGVQFLNRHLSSKLFHDKESMYPLLNFLRAHNYKGMTMMLNDRIRSLSALQGALRKAEEHLSSLPADTPYSDFHHRFQELGLEKGWGDCSKRAQETIHLLLDLLEAPDPSTLEKFLGTIPMVFNVVILSPHGYFAQANVLGYPDTGGQVVYILDQVRAMENEMLLRIKQCGLDITPKILIVTRLLPDATGTTCGQRLEKVLGTEHCHILRVPFRTENGIVRKWISRFEVWPYLETYTDDVAHEIAGELQANPDLIIGNYSDGNLVACLLAHKMGVTHCTIAHALEKTKYPNSDLYWKKFEDHYHFSCQFTTDLIAMNHADFIITSTFQEIAGNKDTVGQYESHMAFTMPGLYRVVHGIDVFDPKFNIVSPGADMSIYFPYTESHKRLTSLHPEIEELLYSQTENNEHKFVLNDRNKPIIFSMARLDRVKNLTGLVELYGRNKRLQELVNLVVVCGDHGNPSKDKEEQAEFKKMFDLIEQYNLNGHIRWISAQMNRVRNGELYRYICDTQGAFVQPAFYEAFGLTVVEAMTCGLPTFATAYGGPAEIIVHGVSGYHIDPYQGDKASALLVDFFEKCKEDSSHWDKISQGGLQRIEEKYTWKLYSERLMTLTGVYGFWKYVSNLERRETRRYLEMLYALKYRTMASTVPLAVEGEPSSK
- the LOC112877833 gene encoding dirigent protein 1-like; translated protein: MPTASPATTLRLLALLAAAAAVAVVAAADDGMTHLHLYIHETIAAGAGASTALLGGNSSFGSVGPIDDELREGPDPASQYLGRAEGMLAQADLGSPAASCTILNLAFTEGDYGGSTLVVDGRVDLGADGKAVVELAVVGGTGRFRRARGYSLMTKIGNPSPSTVVVFEMDLYVKISG
- the LOC112875637 gene encoding protein SENESCENCE-ASSOCIATED GENE 21, mitochondrial-like, producing the protein MSKISSGVVSGLVKRSQRSYGVYTRAVNVQGSAAAAVGRAPTDGGAADGGGRATGNKDVFWMRDPKTGCWIPENRFQEVDAVELRNRLLHHE